In Treponema primitia ZAS-2, a genomic segment contains:
- a CDS encoding ATP-binding protein, translating into MNKNNLIERKQYMQILRDLKDQHIIKVITGVRRCGKSTLLEMFADELLQSGIKPEQIQFLNFEDPDIYTIGDWKAVYDHIKVQLLPDKMNYVFLDEVQNIDVFQRLVDGLFIKKNVDLYITGSNAHLLSGELATLLTGRYIETNILPLQLAEIYDFKSKPPNLSKLETLAAYLQEGGIPEYYNQKQISQKQADKFVESVLNTIIEKDIFQRLVIKDKHNFNKIIDFVFDSVGSFVSPRSISDTLRTHGTIIDKEAVARYLDAMCDAFLIYKVPRYEIKGKGLLQTLNKYYLVDPCFRKVRLKREMSKDRPHWLENAVYFELIRRYRDVLIGKTGNLEVDFVVTDHEGYTSYYQVSWTTENPETLERELAPLNAIKDSNPKYLLTTDIDFNPVYNGIRKLNVTDWMLGNK; encoded by the coding sequence ATGAACAAGAATAACCTTATTGAGCGCAAACAATATATGCAAATACTCCGTGACCTTAAAGACCAACATATTATTAAGGTCATTACCGGTGTACGCCGTTGCGGTAAGTCAACGCTGTTGGAGATGTTTGCCGACGAACTCCTGCAAAGTGGAATAAAGCCTGAGCAAATTCAATTTCTTAATTTTGAAGACCCCGATATTTATACAATTGGGGATTGGAAAGCTGTTTATGACCATATTAAAGTTCAGCTTTTGCCTGATAAAATGAATTATGTTTTTTTAGATGAAGTTCAAAATATTGATGTTTTTCAACGCCTTGTGGATGGACTTTTTATCAAGAAAAATGTCGATTTATATATTACCGGCTCAAATGCCCATTTACTTTCAGGTGAGTTGGCTACATTACTTACCGGTCGGTATATTGAAACCAATATCTTACCTTTGCAACTCGCTGAAATATATGACTTCAAATCGAAACCGCCAAACTTATCAAAATTAGAAACTTTGGCGGCTTACTTGCAAGAAGGCGGTATTCCGGAATATTACAATCAGAAGCAAATCAGTCAAAAACAGGCTGATAAATTTGTAGAAAGCGTTTTGAACACCATTATTGAAAAAGACATTTTTCAGCGATTAGTAATTAAAGACAAACATAATTTCAACAAAATCATCGATTTTGTTTTTGATTCAGTAGGCTCCTTTGTTTCGCCACGCTCCATTTCAGATACTTTGCGTACCCATGGGACAATTATAGACAAGGAAGCCGTGGCAAGGTATTTAGATGCTATGTGTGATGCATTTTTAATATACAAAGTGCCTCGTTACGAGATAAAGGGAAAAGGACTTTTGCAAACCCTCAACAAATACTATCTTGTTGACCCTTGTTTTCGTAAAGTAAGACTCAAAAGGGAAATGTCAAAAGACCGCCCGCATTGGTTAGAAAATGCCGTATATTTTGAACTGATCAGACGTTATCGTGATGTTTTAATTGGTAAAACAGGTAACCTTGAAGTTGATTTTGTTGTTACCGACCACGAAGGCTACACTTCGTATTATCAAGTATCCTGGACTACCGAAAATCCCGAGACGCTCGAACGTGAACTTGCGCCACTCAATGCCATTAAGGATTCCAACCCAAAATATTTACTGACTACCGATATAGATTTTAATCCTGTATATAATGGTATTCGCAAATTAAATGTTACAGATTGGATGTTAGGAAATAAATAA
- a CDS encoding type I restriction endonuclease subunit R, which yields MPNIITEDMIEQAALKLLVAEHKYTAINCFTRDADTLPDNSGRSNKKQVVLPQVLLESLITINPHLPLEVVKSKAAELALTPESGDPVLANYQNYQKLRNGVTVEYQKDGRKTTNILNLIDFTNLRNNSFIVASQMWIQGKFHWRRPDLIVFVNGLPLVFIELKNSNINVKTAYDKNLIDYNKDIPWLFNYNQICVLSNGMETRLGSFSSGYEHFFEWLKVENEDEKPDRKKIREDCISLEYFIRGLCKPETLIDYIENFVLFDRRKIKIIAKNHQYHGVNNAYKAFLNREKLDGKLGVFWHTQGSGKSYSMVMITRKIKRKCEGNFTFLIVTDRDALDTQIYKNFLRTEVIGDKEKVQPASSTALREALKTNAGILFTLIHKFRYDQGKQYPVLSERSDILVFVDEAHRTQYKDLAENMRRGLPNAQYMAFTGTPLLGSRHLTNSWFGKTEGTGYLSRYTFSESIQDNATVPLYYIKRVPGVELLHEPLSEDFAEILEEETLTDEEKIRLENHYAKELEVLKRDDRLDAIACHIVKHFPQRGFKGKGMVISVDKFTAVKMYDKVSYYWKEEIKKLNKEISEIDEYTNEGRIRKEELKQVVDYMRKAEMAVVVSAEDGEEDKFNKEGLSIQLHRQRMDKTDDNGFDIEDNFKDPNHPLQLVFVCAMWLTGFDAPSVSTLYLDKPMKSHTLMQTISRANRVFPDKNNGIIVDYLDVFKHLRNALAEYSPDDEDDIPVKDIETLFDQLNETIKMTADYCHDKDMDLSLLLGKDTPNAVFTNLSLFEKYANIIVSSDEIKNEFIIYANTVENLFESLRPEIFKMNYDPSMKNIILYLRGIIEGKIRPEKLEKAQERINELLDQCVIAAEGEPEYIINEKGREIDLSKIDTDELREKLHDTQYKNMAITNLREYIAKKIEIMLKRNCTRTDFAERFRKIIDEYNSGGSQNDDFYEKIIKLMESLRDEEERHIKEDLSEAELELFDLLQKEKLSKEETKIVKLAAKTLYKTLVEKQQELFVIDWYKDPKPRERIKKEITDILDTNLPESYDRVLFEQKSSIIFDHIIDQAISGYNWVA from the coding sequence ATGCCCAATATCATCACCGAAGACATGATAGAACAAGCTGCCCTAAAACTCCTAGTGGCCGAGCATAAGTATACGGCTATCAATTGTTTTACCCGGGATGCCGATACTTTGCCGGATAATTCCGGCCGTTCAAATAAAAAGCAGGTGGTTTTACCACAAGTCCTGTTAGAAAGCCTTATCACGATAAATCCCCATCTGCCCCTTGAGGTGGTAAAATCTAAAGCTGCTGAACTTGCCCTTACCCCTGAATCAGGCGATCCGGTACTTGCAAATTACCAGAATTATCAAAAACTGCGGAACGGCGTTACCGTTGAATACCAGAAAGACGGCAGAAAAACCACCAACATTTTGAATCTTATTGATTTTACCAATCTGAGAAACAATAGCTTTATTGTTGCTTCCCAAATGTGGATACAGGGAAAATTCCATTGGCGACGTCCTGACCTCATAGTATTTGTCAACGGCCTTCCCCTGGTTTTCATTGAACTTAAAAATTCAAATATCAATGTTAAAACCGCTTACGATAAAAACTTGATCGATTACAATAAAGATATTCCCTGGCTGTTTAATTACAACCAGATTTGCGTTCTTTCTAATGGCATGGAGACCCGCCTCGGGAGTTTTTCGTCAGGCTATGAACACTTTTTTGAATGGCTTAAAGTAGAAAACGAAGACGAGAAACCGGATCGTAAAAAAATCAGAGAAGATTGTATAAGCCTGGAATATTTTATCCGGGGTTTATGCAAACCTGAAACCTTGATTGATTATATTGAAAACTTTGTTTTATTTGACCGGCGCAAAATTAAAATCATTGCAAAAAATCATCAGTATCATGGCGTTAATAATGCCTACAAGGCATTTCTTAACCGCGAAAAACTTGACGGCAAATTAGGAGTATTCTGGCATACCCAGGGCAGCGGTAAAAGTTACTCAATGGTAATGATTACCCGTAAAATCAAGCGAAAATGCGAAGGAAATTTTACGTTCCTCATAGTAACAGACCGTGATGCCCTGGATACTCAAATCTATAAAAACTTCCTCCGTACCGAAGTCATAGGTGATAAAGAAAAGGTTCAGCCGGCCTCCAGCACTGCCCTGCGGGAAGCCTTGAAAACAAATGCCGGTATCCTCTTTACCCTTATTCATAAATTCCGTTACGACCAGGGAAAGCAATATCCTGTTCTTTCAGAACGTTCCGATATTCTCGTTTTTGTGGATGAAGCCCATCGGACACAATATAAAGACCTGGCTGAAAATATGCGCCGGGGCCTCCCCAATGCCCAGTATATGGCCTTTACCGGAACTCCCCTTTTGGGCAGCAGACACTTAACAAACAGTTGGTTTGGCAAAACCGAAGGGACCGGTTATTTAAGCCGTTATACCTTCTCAGAATCAATCCAGGATAACGCTACTGTCCCCCTCTATTATATAAAACGTGTTCCCGGGGTTGAACTTTTACATGAACCACTTTCAGAAGATTTTGCTGAAATCCTGGAGGAAGAAACCCTCACCGATGAAGAAAAAATCAGACTGGAAAATCATTATGCAAAAGAGCTTGAAGTCCTTAAACGTGATGACCGTCTTGATGCCATAGCCTGCCATATTGTAAAACATTTCCCCCAGCGTGGTTTTAAGGGTAAAGGCATGGTTATTTCGGTAGATAAATTTACCGCAGTAAAAATGTATGATAAGGTAAGTTACTACTGGAAAGAAGAAATCAAAAAACTCAATAAAGAAATCAGCGAAATAGACGAATACACAAATGAAGGCCGGATAAGAAAAGAAGAGTTAAAGCAGGTAGTTGATTATATGCGTAAGGCCGAAATGGCCGTGGTAGTAAGCGCAGAGGACGGTGAAGAAGATAAGTTTAACAAAGAAGGGCTTTCTATTCAGTTACACCGTCAGCGCATGGATAAAACAGATGATAATGGTTTTGATATAGAAGACAATTTTAAAGACCCTAACCATCCCCTGCAATTGGTATTTGTATGCGCCATGTGGCTTACCGGGTTTGATGCCCCTTCGGTCTCAACCCTCTACCTTGATAAGCCTATGAAAAGCCATACCCTTATGCAAACCATCTCCAGGGCAAACCGCGTTTTCCCCGATAAAAATAACGGTATCATTGTAGATTACCTTGATGTATTCAAACATCTCCGGAATGCGCTTGCCGAATATTCCCCCGATGATGAAGATGATATCCCGGTTAAGGATATAGAAACACTATTCGACCAACTAAATGAAACCATCAAAATGACCGCAGATTATTGTCATGATAAAGATATGGACTTATCGTTGCTGCTGGGTAAAGATACGCCAAATGCCGTGTTTACAAATCTTTCATTGTTTGAAAAATATGCTAATATTATTGTAAGTAGTGATGAGATAAAAAATGAATTTATAATATATGCTAATACGGTTGAAAATTTGTTTGAATCCCTGCGTCCTGAAATATTCAAAATGAATTATGATCCTTCAATGAAGAATATAATACTATACTTGCGGGGAATAATCGAAGGTAAAATCCGTCCTGAAAAACTGGAAAAAGCCCAAGAGCGCATAAACGAACTACTGGATCAATGTGTCATAGCCGCAGAAGGAGAGCCGGAATACATAATAAATGAAAAAGGAAGGGAAATTGACCTATCAAAAATTGATACAGACGAATTACGGGAAAAATTGCATGATACCCAATATAAAAATATGGCTATAACCAATCTACGGGAATATATCGCAAAGAAAATCGAGATAATGCTAAAACGGAATTGTACCCGCACTGATTTTGCCGAGCGTTTCAGAAAAATCATAGATGAATATAATTCCGGGGGTTCACAGAACGATGACTTTTATGAAAAAATCATTAAACTTATGGAATCGCTCCGTGATGAGGAAGAACGCCATATTAAAGAAGACTTAAGCGAAGCAGAACTGGAACTTTTTGACCTGCTTCAAAAAGAAAAATTATCAAAAGAAGAAACAAAAATAGTAAAATTGGCAGCCAAGACTTTATATAAGACCCTTGTTGAAAAACAGCAAGAACTTTTTGTTATTGACTGGTACAAGGATCCGAAACCCCGGGAAAGAATTAAGAAAGAAATTACCGACATTCTTGATACAAACCTCCCCGAAAGTTACGATAGGGTTTTGTTTGAACAAAAAAGTTCCATCATTTTTGACCATATCATTGACCAGGCGATATCCGGATATAATTGGGTTGCATAA
- a CDS encoding XRE family transcriptional regulator yields the protein MKEALPVNKEILKWARETIGMDIAEVARRVKKPAEIIKEWEDGISSPTYPMLENLAYNVYRRPVAVFFFPAVPEEKNTNADFRTLPGEVVDTMPPGIIKIYRKAKTYQLNLAELYENRKPVEKSLLDIFKMDSLTNVDQLAQDIRAFLGIDMVKLDVCKTDDDALKLWRDALAHKGIFIFKDAFFNNEFSGLCVYDAVYPVIFLNNIMPKTRQIFTIFHELGHLLLNSGGIDAPSENFNRRLTGDYSRIEQKCNNFAGELIFPKSFFAALGVPFSEDAVIELANIYKVSREVVLRKYLDTGQIDFSAYTGLTDKWAFEYFKRRKSKPGGNPYLTKKAYLGETYITLAFSHYYEGKTSIEGLADYFGMAVKNISTFEGYTLGQV from the coding sequence ATGAAAGAGGCGCTGCCGGTTAATAAAGAAATCCTCAAATGGGCACGGGAAACCATCGGAATGGACATTGCCGAAGTTGCTCGCAGGGTAAAAAAACCGGCTGAGATCATTAAAGAATGGGAGGATGGCATTTCTTCACCCACCTATCCGATGCTCGAAAATCTGGCTTATAACGTGTATCGGCGGCCGGTGGCGGTGTTCTTTTTTCCGGCAGTTCCTGAAGAAAAAAATACCAATGCAGATTTCAGAACGCTGCCCGGAGAAGTCGTAGATACCATGCCACCCGGAATTATCAAAATCTACCGTAAAGCTAAAACTTACCAGCTTAATCTGGCTGAGTTATATGAAAATAGGAAACCTGTTGAAAAAAGTTTGCTTGATATTTTTAAAATGGATTCTCTAACGAATGTCGATCAGCTGGCGCAGGATATCCGGGCCTTCCTTGGTATTGACATGGTAAAGCTAGATGTATGTAAAACCGATGATGATGCCCTTAAATTGTGGCGTGATGCGCTTGCCCATAAGGGAATTTTTATTTTTAAAGATGCTTTTTTCAATAACGAATTTTCAGGGCTTTGTGTATATGATGCGGTCTATCCGGTGATTTTCCTTAATAATATTATGCCAAAAACAAGGCAGATTTTTACGATTTTCCATGAACTGGGACATCTCCTTCTTAACTCGGGCGGTATTGATGCTCCTTCTGAAAATTTCAACAGACGCCTTACCGGGGATTATTCCCGCATTGAACAAAAATGCAATAATTTTGCCGGCGAATTGATTTTCCCCAAAAGTTTTTTTGCCGCTTTAGGTGTTCCCTTTAGTGAAGATGCGGTAATAGAATTAGCCAACATTTACAAAGTAAGCAGGGAAGTAGTTCTGCGAAAATATCTTGATACCGGTCAGATTGACTTTTCTGCTTATACTGGGTTGACTGATAAATGGGCCTTTGAATATTTCAAGCGTAGAAAAAGTAAGCCCGGAGGGAATCCTTATTTAACCAAAAAGGCATATCTTGGAGAAACCTATATTACTCTTGCCTTTAGTCATTATTACGAAGGTAAGACTAGTATTGAAGGTTTGGCTGATTATTTTGGAATGGCAGTTAAAAACATTTCTACCTTTGAGGGTTATACCCTGGGGCAAGTATGA
- a CDS encoding PIN domain-containing protein: MIYVFDNNTLAGIFRHYFRASFPTFWERFDTMVSDGTICSVREVNNELKRMARGDELEAWAKTHTNFFCLPTSDELRFITQIYSVPHFLQNLGAKKLFNGGAFADPFLIAKAYISGGTVVTQEKLKPHGAKIPNICKHFSIPYTDLQGFLQAQNWVFK, translated from the coding sequence ATGATATATGTTTTTGACAACAATACTCTTGCAGGTATATTCAGGCATTATTTCCGCGCTTCTTTTCCAACGTTTTGGGAACGGTTTGATACAATGGTTTCCGATGGTACTATCTGTTCGGTTAGGGAGGTAAATAACGAACTAAAACGCATGGCTCGCGGGGATGAATTAGAAGCATGGGCTAAAACACACACAAATTTTTTCTGCCTGCCCACATCTGACGAACTGCGTTTTATAACTCAAATATACAGTGTCCCTCATTTTTTACAAAACCTTGGTGCAAAGAAATTATTCAATGGCGGAGCCTTTGCGGATCCATTTCTCATTGCAAAAGCATATATTAGCGGTGGTACGGTAGTAACCCAGGAAAAACTAAAACCCCATGGGGCAAAGATTCCGAATATTTGCAAACATTTTTCCATACCCTACACTGATCTGCAAGGATTCTTGCAGGCACAAAACTGGGTATTCAAGTAA
- a CDS encoding restriction endonuclease subunit S: MSKWEVKRVSEIVDIINGGTPKTEVSDYWNGGIYWLSVNDFSGDSRWVYKSEKTITDKGLENSATNLLEKGDIIISARGTVGEIAQIGLPMAFNQSNYGLRAKSNYSNDYIYYSLKHQLKYFKQIANGAVFDTIIRATFDHMKISVPPLPTQHRIAEILSAYDDLIENNSRCIILLEKATQELYKEWFVRFRFPGYKKTRFEDGIPKGWEVKRLGEVVNITSSKRIYLSDYVDKGIPFYRSKEVIQSANGESLTEPLYILEDKYNELKNKFGVPSKNDILITSVGTIGISWLVDDRVFYFKDGNLTWLQSGKTPQSALYIFLWLNSDIGKNALFSSTIGTSQSALTIENLNKIKLIMPEVHILDVFYEKAGALISQKRILQTQSQNLDRQRDLLLPRLLSGKLEV, translated from the coding sequence ATGAGTAAGTGGGAAGTAAAACGGGTAAGTGAAATTGTAGATATTATTAATGGAGGAACTCCAAAAACCGAAGTATCAGATTATTGGAATGGGGGTATTTATTGGCTTTCTGTTAATGATTTTTCAGGGGATTCAAGATGGGTCTATAAGTCGGAAAAAACAATCACAGATAAAGGGTTGGAAAACAGTGCAACAAATCTATTGGAAAAAGGGGATATCATTATTTCTGCAAGAGGAACGGTCGGTGAAATTGCCCAAATAGGATTGCCAATGGCTTTTAACCAATCGAATTACGGGCTGCGAGCAAAATCAAACTATTCAAATGATTATATTTATTATTCCTTAAAACATCAACTTAAATATTTTAAACAAATTGCAAATGGTGCCGTCTTTGATACAATAATTAGAGCTACTTTTGATCATATGAAAATTTCCGTTCCACCTCTTCCCACCCAACACCGTATTGCCGAAATTCTCTCCGCCTATGACGATCTTATAGAGAACAATAGTCGCTGCATAATACTTTTGGAAAAAGCTACCCAGGAATTGTATAAAGAGTGGTTTGTCCGATTTCGTTTTCCAGGGTATAAGAAAACACGGTTTGAAGACGGTATCCCCAAGGGATGGGAAGTTAAGCGATTGGGAGAAGTTGTAAATATTACTTCCAGCAAACGAATTTACCTGTCCGATTATGTAGACAAAGGCATCCCCTTCTATCGCTCAAAAGAAGTCATACAATCCGCAAATGGTGAATCGCTAACTGAACCATTGTATATTTTAGAAGATAAGTATAATGAGCTGAAAAATAAATTTGGTGTACCATCAAAAAATGACATCCTTATAACATCAGTTGGTACAATTGGAATATCATGGCTCGTTGATGATCGTGTGTTTTACTTCAAAGATGGAAATTTGACATGGTTACAAAGCGGAAAAACACCGCAAAGCGCTTTATATATTTTTCTTTGGCTTAATTCTGATATTGGTAAAAATGCATTATTTTCTTCGACAATCGGAACATCTCAAAGTGCCTTAACTATTGAAAATTTGAATAAAATCAAGCTCATTATGCCGGAGGTCCACATTTTGGACGTGTTCTATGAAAAAGCCGGAGCTTTAATTAGCCAAAAACGTATATTGCAAACTCAATCCCAAAACTTGGATCGCCAGCGCGATCTCCTCCTTCCTCGCCTGTTAAGCGGTAAACTTGAAGTGTGA
- a CDS encoding Fic family protein, whose product MNEQILRIDLRNIKIYKYCKAYCGNNPVITDDNAYFRFILPVPFFDGTPQATPQATPQATPQATPQDTPQGSDQDASREERILVFCNTPKSADEIQRRVNIKDRKYFRTAILNPLIESGKLERTIPDKPTSKNQKYVTVGGK is encoded by the coding sequence ATGAACGAGCAGATTTTACGCATTGATTTACGGAACATCAAGATCTATAAATATTGCAAAGCCTATTGCGGCAACAACCCAGTCATAACGGACGATAACGCCTATTTCAGGTTTATTTTACCGGTGCCTTTCTTCGATGGTACCCCTCAAGCTACCCCTCAAGCTACCCCCCAAGCTACCCCCCAAGCTACCCCCCAAGATACCCCTCAAGGTAGTGATCAAGATGCAAGCAGGGAAGAGCGTATATTGGTTTTCTGCAACACTCCAAAAAGTGCTGACGAAATACAGAGACGGGTAAATATTAAAGATAGGAAATATTTTAGAACTGCAATATTAAATCCACTTATTGAAAGCGGGAAACTTGAGCGAACTATCCCCGATAAGCCTACCAGCAAAAATCAGAAATATGTCACGGTGGGTGGAAAATGA
- a CDS encoding class I SAM-dependent DNA methyltransferase: MTNEQLKNLKDTLWSTADQLRANSGLKSTEYATPILGLIFLRFAESKYTQYEADIQAEYNKNKGKRAERPIHEIAIEKCGYYLPDEARYSYLLNLSEDTNLAEKVKNAMIKLEKYTVELAGTLPKDEYYRVNSEDDPLVLAKLLKAFKDIPTDVSLDIFGEIYEYFLGEFALAEGQGGGEFFTPSTVVRYMVEVLAPAEGKILDPACGSGGMFVQTAHYITRHRKKGRDINLRAYGVEKTAATVRLAKMNLILNNVRGEIVEANSYYRDPHNSLGAFDYVMANPPFNVDEVELDQVINQPRFNSYGVPRNKTKQKKKDAKETVPNANYLWINLFATSLNDQGRAALVMANSASDAGHSEKDIRIKLIESGVISQMVTLPTNMFSSVTLPATLWFFDKAKHKKDEILFIDARNIFTQVDRAHRKFSDEQIKNLGIITRLYEGKTDEYKALLDEYKAAKEKAKDKEEKAYWQSNIDWLTERFPRGKYADVIGLCKAAKIKGEDGIKDQDYSLNPGRYVGVVIEDDGMTEAEFKNEMLNLNEELSKLNDEAKKLEKKIRVNLQELVGSK; encoded by the coding sequence ATGACCAACGAACAGCTTAAAAACCTGAAAGACACCCTCTGGAGTACCGCAGACCAGCTCCGCGCCAACTCCGGCCTAAAATCAACCGAATACGCTACCCCCATACTCGGCCTCATTTTCCTCCGTTTTGCAGAAAGTAAATACACCCAATATGAAGCGGACATACAGGCTGAATACAACAAAAACAAAGGTAAGCGGGCCGAGCGGCCCATCCATGAAATCGCCATAGAGAAATGCGGTTATTATCTCCCCGATGAAGCCCGTTACAGTTACCTGCTTAACCTGAGCGAAGATACCAACCTCGCCGAAAAAGTTAAGAACGCCATGATAAAACTGGAAAAATATACCGTAGAGCTTGCCGGAACCCTACCCAAAGATGAATACTATCGGGTCAACAGTGAAGATGACCCCCTAGTATTGGCAAAACTCCTCAAAGCTTTTAAGGATATTCCCACCGATGTAAGCCTGGATATATTCGGTGAAATCTACGAATACTTTCTTGGCGAATTTGCCCTTGCCGAAGGCCAAGGAGGGGGCGAATTCTTTACCCCATCAACGGTCGTCCGCTATATGGTAGAAGTGCTTGCTCCCGCGGAAGGCAAAATCCTTGACCCCGCCTGTGGTTCTGGTGGTATGTTTGTCCAGACTGCCCATTACATAACCCGGCATCGGAAAAAGGGCAGGGATATAAATCTCCGCGCCTATGGTGTTGAAAAGACAGCCGCCACGGTTCGTCTGGCAAAAATGAACCTGATTCTGAATAATGTCCGAGGCGAAATTGTAGAAGCAAATTCCTATTACCGGGATCCCCACAATAGTCTTGGCGCTTTTGATTATGTCATGGCAAATCCACCTTTTAACGTTGACGAGGTAGAACTGGATCAGGTAATCAACCAACCCCGCTTTAACAGTTACGGTGTTCCCCGGAATAAAACAAAGCAGAAAAAAAAAGACGCCAAGGAAACAGTCCCCAATGCCAACTACCTTTGGATAAACCTCTTTGCCACTTCCCTGAACGATCAAGGCCGGGCGGCTCTGGTTATGGCAAATTCTGCGTCCGATGCGGGGCATAGCGAAAAGGATATCCGCATAAAATTGATAGAATCCGGTGTCATCAGCCAGATGGTAACCCTGCCTACCAATATGTTTTCCAGCGTTACCCTTCCCGCAACCCTCTGGTTTTTCGATAAGGCAAAACATAAAAAAGATGAAATTCTTTTTATAGATGCCCGTAATATTTTTACCCAAGTGGACCGGGCTCATCGCAAATTTTCTGATGAACAGATAAAGAATTTGGGAATCATTACCCGCCTTTACGAAGGAAAAACCGATGAGTATAAAGCCCTCCTTGATGAATACAAGGCCGCTAAAGAAAAGGCAAAAGATAAAGAAGAAAAAGCTTATTGGCAGTCAAATATTGATTGGCTCACGGAACGCTTCCCCAGGGGTAAATATGCCGATGTAATCGGCCTCTGTAAAGCTGCAAAAATAAAAGGTGAGGATGGCATAAAGGATCAGGATTATTCCCTTAATCCCGGCCGTTATGTCGGTGTAGTTATCGAAGATGATGGAATGACCGAAGCGGAATTCAAGAATGAAATGCTTAATTTAAATGAAGAACTTTCCAAACTTAATGATGAAGCAAAAAAGCTGGAAAAAAAGATACGGGTGAATTTGCAGGAACTGGTGGGCAGTAAATGA